The sequence below is a genomic window from Lolium perenne isolate Kyuss_39 chromosome 4, Kyuss_2.0, whole genome shotgun sequence.
ggagatataacatcagttatattaaaaaaaaatgggcaacacatggtaaaggataaaacagaattaccatcgacacgatgcttttcagtgccatcaggaccttctgcaaaaatcccaaacagttcaggagcactatcaaacccaaacatgatacagtcaccaactttcaggtcgtagtcatgaagaaatttttggtatccactaccaaaaacacgtgtcttcgaactgccttttttaacatgaaatttgtacttcacttcatccgatgtaacgacaaaaaagatattaccaacaaggttgttgaactgcctcctcacaaaacaaggcacagtctgaaaaaacagtagaacaaaaatgcagaaaataaggatatagtctagaatctgtcaacaaaaaagatacattctaaaaaggatatataccataaagtcatcaaatctgcttccaagataacaacgaaatgaactgagagtctcccgcctctgctgacaatgattgcccatcgaaccacaaacaacacagttcatcctgtgtatatttagcaattaccaaagctagtaaaaaatacaggtaggtagggcatattcatagaaatctatccatagatctgaaaccatacacacatatatccatagatctgaacaaacaagattattcagaggacaaaaaggattttcaacaaacagagaaaaaggaggtgaggtgaagtagtgacatgtaaaaacatattttcctacctctcaaaacaaacgaaaatcttcagagagaaaagagtttttcagcacaaaagagagagagaaagaagatgaaggagacttgcttcaccgcatgaacaagggagggcagaaggcaaaaccaaccaggggcattataaatacaataagtagtagtaactgcctacaaccgctatttaatgaggctgtggggtagatggtggttgctatcctgtaagttcaaaagtcaaacacaaagtatctcatgcaaaaatggagcccactgctattatgtaatctctgtcaataagttcacaatggcaaaacatcaaAGACACCgaaaaatacattgaatcataaagttgcacttcaaaattatttaaaaccatatgatttacaacttcaaatgtacaacaaaatgttgactacatgcctttgttcggactataggttaggtcagaacaattatggcatgttagtcattttttcaacatacataaaaaacaaatgctcatttgtggacgaagtgcacaattataccaaagtaggcatcacttcaacacatcaaactacaccaaacctcatgaaaaattaaaatttgaattttccacatgaatgtcacaacatttactcagtcccactagttactgatgattttacattgaatttagcatttattatgagttttactcgttttctgtcattttttaataaaaaaatcaacaaacacctaaaattgtcagaaaaatctgaaactccttaggcacacatacctacccttcatgaccactcacaaaaatttgcagctcaatctgagtctttgaagtgcagtgtcgttgcctattcgacggtacctcggaggagggatcctcacgagggggagaagaagtaggggccatagggcggagtgcacacgggacggtggtacgcgagttacccagcttcggaacacctgcacgatgacagggcctactgctgcttgtctggaattatctgggcgctttcgcgttgttacaatgagttgtggttgtggttgtgcctctagggctcccgggatccggcttataaaggcacacggatctagggtttacacggagagtcctagccggaatacaagttgcctaactacggtacaaagtcttgccatgtacgtcaaggatccgccttcctccaagtacgtgcaggatccggatacttcatgggcttcaacggatccggcctccttcgtaggttggTTAGGATCCGGCTTCTGCGTTCTGAGGCTGGacctcatccttcatgatctacagcaactgggccgcccgatgggccacatgcctcaccacctactatgggccacccgggcttgccggatcttggccatgccgttgatatacccataaagtatacccacaacagtagcccccgaagttctccgagattcatcattcctccgacttcattctgctcggaaacgaagagaatcttgaagagcttcaaaacttcttacttgattccgggttcactcctccggaaatccttcatcttcggatCACGCACAACAACGGAAAGtccacttttcccgcgcacaacttcctcatttcccgcgctaaattttcgcagatgcgaaTTTTTAGCCGAAAATTTCGgaagtgcatggttaagttacctccacgtcgttttaccgcacttgacctaaaacacgtgtcatccatccaacggtgcgaccgttccgtttccaccgtcggatccggatcccgaatctccgcgcgcggcctataaataccccgcggcccggtaaaaattcattctttcacccctcctcaccacttcgtcttcctcctcgcgccgcgccgcccgacggatctcgATTCCGGTGATCTTCGCCACGGTGAGCTTCACGCGCCGCCAAACCAAGACCCCTCTCGCGCCAAGATTCCTGCGGTTGAACGGGAATTtccctccgccgccgattcgtggtctcgCGGGTCGGTTTCCTTCAAGTCCGGCGACCCCatcttcaccggagctccgtcgagccaccgcgccattagcggtaagtgcgccggcctcgtagaagatagacttagacttagtgtagaagatagacttaggtgatccgggtactcaaacactttgtatgggtgcagccggaagcatgccactcgattcttcgcattgtactggtagctctccgagtagcccggatcccaatcaaatagaaccaatatgcccggatcccatatcattcctgccaccatatgtttccgacactagactagctcaaccgttttccgcatcttccagcaccgctccaagccggatcccctcccttcaagagctccaagaagaactcgagggacaagctcggatggcagcaaaggtgcaggaggtggaaaacaagagggcgtccaaggcccggatccgcgaaggagaacggggtcagtggtggccctgtgcaactactgatgtggagcttagagagctccagaacgagggcatgatctccacccATTGGAGTTTCACGCGTGACTCCGACGTCCCAAAGCCCGAAGTCGGAGAAATTGTCATGACCAAGGcctgggtggaacgcggactttcactccCCTGCTCGGAGTTCTTTCTCTCCGTGctcaacacatacgggctccaaccccacaacatctgcccaaactcataccttCTCCTATCCAACTTCGtaactctctgcgaagggcatcttgggatccggccagatgtcaagttatggcaattctttttccgggtgaagaaagaaaccaaagacaaagcaatggtgaactgcggaagcatgacgtttatgctccgccctagtcgcatgtatcctccccacgattcgcacgaatccgtccggtactggaacgccggatggttttatGAGAAGAATGCTTCAGTTCCGGACGTTCATGAAGGCCTGCCTCAAttcatcaacgagcctccggaagagctcgcaagctggagcttcgtcccttcgctcgcccaaactccgatcttggagaaggcagcgcggagaatctcctggctagtccacgacggactcaccggagcccagctcacacttagctggttctcccggagaatccagcctctacgctacaacgcgcgcctgatgtgcgcttatactggggcggacgatcttctccaggttacccgccacgatcttccggccgactctctgaagagaaggttcaagacgctggtgaagattccgaggggccaacaggtcccggaactgatcaaggacatTTACACGAACGacaagtgtcctccggtaagctttgttcttttcattgcttcaaacttcacaagtttttggatgttaactctaacttttattcattttccttccagctcaacactttggcggaggaaagcttccgcaccattcttcgtgtccccgtcagcggcgacgcggcggaggaggctccggaagacgacgaggaggaagaggaacaggcaccccgcaaggcggcccctcgacctacaaagcgtccccgcgccaaggcttctGGCACTGAAGCCGgaactagcggcgaggcctccgccaagaagcccaagacgacaaaaccacctccgctagactcgaggaaagcAGAGCGTGCGCGCCTGAGAATGCTTTCAACAGCTGGTCAGCGcacgcgccccatcatccccggcgccccgtaagtttccgaacatGATGCAACTTTATCTTGGCGAAATTATCTCTCGTCaaaaccctttcacttgtttgcaggaatccgagtgccgctgccacgcggaccaccagccaggaacccatcacgaaatatatgaaaaaatctccggctgttggtccttctactccagttccaccaagtgcctcccacccaactcctcaaccgtcgccccctcaggctgatccatctccccctcctgccgcaaatactccaccggaaataattccggttagcagcgggcatgcgggcggagaagatcctaaggccaagggCCCTGCCCAAGAAAACGCGGAagtacaaggccaaggagaggctgaagtcacttcttccgagaaggctggagagggcgctggcgacatggtcgtttttccgaagaactttggagatccggctgacaccacttccacccccaaggcgtatgctaccaagtttttcaacaagctgtccgaggcggagaagtgggaacttgaacaggacctgctcaacgccatgctgaacaacgcctgggggaaacctgactccaggacatcggaaatccaaGACTTCAAGAAGAACGTCGGTCAGTTCTTTGACcagctcatctgcaagcaaaaggtactccccagtagcccccaagcatgtaggcggaaactcaaaaaatAGTTAACGCTTATATGCTTTAAGAAACATTACTTCCGGGAAGGTTACaaaattggatcagtagcccccaagcatgtaggcggaaaagtcccggcaataatgctttggagaaaaccactttttacaggcggaatttttattcctgctctgtctatgttttacaggaacagcaggcactgcactatgagctgcacaagaacattgcgcttcagcgccgcgttactctgaatcaggcggaaaatatccggactctgaaggatgagaatgcggaactgaccaagcaactggcggacgcccaaggttggtttccgccctCTTCGTCATTAGTCATATTCCGACTTAGAACTTGTtgttaacttatgttattataggcgcatcctcttcccttgctacagcctcatctgaacttgagaacctgcgctcctcgtaccatgatttggaaacgaaattaaaggaggcggaactaaagagggagcaggccgagaagcagctgtcggagaaaaactccgaacatatcagggaaaagggcgagctgttgctgaagaaaaatgctgacagcgaaaccatcaagaggcagcagaaagagctcaatggtctccgaaaatatatggagaccgcggagcatcactgggacttgctcaacgagaacatcttgggtacgaTACTGAAACCTTGCCCAGATGTTTTCTCCGACTTTTTACTTTACGCTCAAActgcatgcttatatcctgattatcttttatgcagagccgcttgggtatccggaacagcgccggaatttgttcccacgggatgaccttcttcaactcgcaggcgatgactgcaaagatctcatctccgcctcccgcaagatatgctataacttatccatcaagaggagccGCACTTGCAACGTCCGGAAGCTTGTTGGAAAGATGGacattcttccggagctggtgacggatctacaagcatcatcagcccgaggcgcagctgcaatggccttgaccatgtgcctagcacataatccggatcttgatcttgatcaagtgaccacgggcgttcctccggatgcggatgtcaacgcgctgctggatgcagtgagtggctacgacacccgtatcgcgcgcaggatccggcatgaggaattctacgacaaggtcgttcttcccgCAGACGAGCCCTTGGAAGTGGAACTTCAAAAGGAGCTCGAGGCGAAGGCGCGATCCGCGGAATCCGGGACCCAatatacctggaccagctccaaggacgctccccatgaagaacccaagaccagcactgcagcttctgaagaaaaagaaagtgacgaagacgtgtcttctctggccgaaggcgccaaggaaaatgatacagagggcaagacttctccggctaagggggagtgaaaacttttattcctgcgggaaagacaatgcatcattttggccccagcgagggtttgtaataagactttaaattattaagtagctaggaacgaaacgattatgcatggggcggaaacacttatcctgctatccgttaatattatgtgcatgtttcgttttatgtcggaaagcaagtgctgacttcgttgttttccggcttacccgcttgaccttccgcgagcccgaaaaccttagccggaaatgctcgccagcggcgacgaagcccaatggcaatccgtccataaccgcggaaacaagcccccaggcataggtgccggaaatcgctactaggaatccacgagttcgcaacagataacaacttaatcagaaaacttaagcttacgtcctaaaggacggtttcggaaatcacaactttcatacacgcctaggcggaaatctccagctctgcggttttagtcggaaaaaaaacatacacgatctaaaatgaacaagtaaaggaggtaaaagactcaaagagtgaaccataagctttatttcattgatcatgtataactattacagagtttataactcggaaaatatatgctaagtgtagaaaggacgtagctgtgcgatgttccaagggcgatctgtttcatcgtagatgtcatccggatcctcacgcttgcgtttccggtgccagttagcaggtctatccctcagctcgcggaaatcaacaaggtagtacgacccgttatggagcactttgctaacgacgaagggtccttcccatggagattgcagcttatggtctttcacctgtcgaaggcggaggaccaggtctcctgccatgaaggagcgattccgaactcgacgactgtgatagcgtcggagcttctgctggtagatggcggagcgttgatcagctaggttccgagcttcctcgatcaggtccacagatagctgtctggcctcgtcagctgtttcttcattgtaggcggaaactcgcggtgaatcgtggatgatgtcggagggaagcacggcttcggatccgtataccaggaaaaatggggtgaaccctgttgatctcttaggggtagttcgtaaactccacaaaacagccttCCAACTCGTCACCCAAGCTCCAGCCGCTCGTCGCAgctggttcttcaaggcgcggcttaattcctgataatattagaccgttagccctttcaacctgaccgttagattgtggatgagccacagatgcaaggtccagtcgaatccccattgtgtcacaataatccctcaactctccttgagcgaagtttgtgccattatctgtgattatgctgtgtgggatgccaaatctcatcacgaggctgcagacgaattttagtgccgtagcaccatcggcttttctcactggctttgcctcgatccacttgctgaatttgtcaacagcgaccaggaggtattcaaaaccgccaggagatgatctttttaacttaccaaccatatcaagcccccagacagcaaatggccaggtgataggtatggtcttcagctcttgggctggagcgtttggttgagtagcgtagtactgacaacctcggcaggtttttaccagcttgtcagcatcttctttagctgtgagccagtagaatcctagccggaaagctttggcaacgagggatctgggagcggcgtgatgcccgcaatcccctgcatggatctctctgaggatttcaatgccatcttgattggagacgcatttgagaaacacccctgctgcacttcgtttgtagagctgtccatcaacaattgtgtaggttctcgctcgtctgacgatctgtcgcgcgaggacctcgtcctcagcaacttctgatcgatgaggtagtccaggaaaggctgtgtccaagccggaatgatagccatcaattccctagccggagacactgccacttctgggttttccgggttagcgcccttcaccgagggtatccggagatgctccaggaaaatgccaggcggaatttgcttcctgccggatccgagcttggatagcatgtctgccgttgtgttatcgtctctcctgacgtacttgacttcgtatccgaggaagcacttggcgatctcatcaacttcgtctctgtaggccgccatgacggagtttctggcgttccaggttccggctacttgttgtgccaccaggtcggaatctccacagcatatgatgtgcttgatcccaatttccttagcgatgcgcagaccgtgtagtagagcctcgtattccgccatgttatttgtagcttcaaGTGGATCTCGCGTAACGTCATGCagcttcttctccggtaggggacttcagtggtgactccggctcctgagccttgatgctgcttggatccatcgaagtgcatgacccatgtctctggttccggctccagacttgcatccggagcttctgtccaatctgcaacgaaatctgccaagacttgggattttaccgcagtcctgggtttgtaagcgatgtcgaaggcggataattcgatgccccatttagccgtacgtcctattgcgtcagcgttgttgagaattgttgacagcggagccttgctcacaactgtaacTGGGTGCTGTTGGAAatagtgcctcagcttccggctgcccaggaacactccataggctagcttctgaaagtgagggtacctttgttttgactccgtcagcacctcgctaatgtagtagacaggtctttggacgtcatattcatgaccttcttcctttcgctccaccacgatgacgaggctgatgactttgttggtagctgccagataaaggagcattggctctgactctgctggagctgccaagataggtggggaggtgagtatttccttcaaccctcgaagagctgcgtcactGCGTCGTCCCAGCATAAATTTGTCTGCTTTCTTCAGCAgccttgtacagaggtagcgccttctcgccaagacggctaacaaacctgcgattgctgcgacgcaaccagctagtcgttgcacatctttgagacaagttggccgtttgatgcacaggattgccttgatcttttccgggttaacctcaatgcctccgagagactatgaagccaaggagttttccggctggcacgccaaaaacgcacttcagcggattcaacatcatcttgtacctgcggaggttgtcgaaggtttctgtgaggtcgctgatcaagtcggatcctttccgggtcatgaccgcgatgtcgtcgacgtaagcgtgcacgttccggccaatttggtccttcaggcaccgctgcatc
It includes:
- the LOC127348290 gene encoding uncharacterized protein; its protein translation is MKKSPAVGPSTPVPPSASHPTPQPSPPQADPSPPPAANTPPEIIPVSSGHAGGEDPKAKGPAQENAEVQGQGEAEVTSSEKAGEGAGDMVVFPKNFGDPADTTSTPKAYATKFFNKLSEAEKWELEQDLLNAMLNNAWGKPDSRTSEIQDFKKNVGQFFDQLICKQKEQQALHYELHKNIALQRRVTLNQAENIRTLKDENAELTKQLADAQGASSSLATASSELENLRSSYHDLETKLKEAELKREQAEKQLSEKNSEHIREKGELLLKKNADSETIKRQQKELNGLRKYMETAEHHWDLLNENILGTILKPCPDVFSDFLLYAQTACLYPDYLLCRAAWVSGTAPEFVPTG